From one Neovison vison isolate M4711 chromosome 1, ASM_NN_V1, whole genome shotgun sequence genomic stretch:
- the MRPL14 gene encoding 39S ribosomal protein L14, mitochondrial isoform X3: MTRVRVVDNSAVGNTPYHRPPRCIHVYNKNGVGKVGDRILLAIKGQKKKALIVGHRMPGPPMTPRFDSNNVVLIEDNGNPVGTRIKTPIPSSLRQREGEYSKVLAIAQTFV, from the coding sequence ATGACGCGGGTCCGTGTGGTGGACAACAGTGCCGTGGGGAATACACCATACCATCGCCCTCCTCGTTGCATCCATGTCTATAACAAGAATGGGGTGGGCAAGGTGGGCGACCGAATACTACTAGCCATCaagggacagaagaaaaaggCCCTCATTGTGGGGCATCGCATGCCCGGTCCCCCGATGACCCCTAGGTTTGACTCCAACAATGTGGTCCTCATCGAGGATAATGGGAACCCTGTGGGGACCCGAATTAAGACACCCATCCCCAGCAGCCTACGCCAAAGGGAAGGTGAATATTCCAAGGTGCTGGCCATTGCTCAGACCTTTGTGTGA
- the MRPL14 gene encoding 39S ribosomal protein L14, mitochondrial isoform X1 has translation MVTRQCSRCSGFAMPFCAGLWGPFTHASRTLSQRSFSTTGSLSAIQKMTRVRVVDNSAVGNTPYHRPPRCIHVYNKNGVGKVGDRILLAIKGQKKKALIVGHRMPGPPMTPRFDSNNVVLIEDNGNPVGTRIKTPIPSSLRQREGEYSKVLAIAQTFV, from the exons ATGGTGACACGACAATGCAGCCGATGCTCAG GATTTGCCATGCCtttctgtgctgggctctggggccccTTCACCCATGCAAGCAGAACACTCAGCCAGCGTAGTTTCAG caCCACTGGGAGCCTCAGTGCAATTCAGAAGATGACGCGGGTCCGTGTGGTGGACAACAGTGCCGTGGGGAATACACCATACCATCGCCCTCCTCGTTGCATCCATGTCTATAACAAGAATGGGGTGGGCAAGGTGGGCGACCGAATACTACTAGCCATCaagggacagaagaaaaaggCCCTCATTGTGGGGCATCGCATGCCCGGTCCCCCGATGACCCCTAGGTTTGACTCCAACAATGTGGTCCTCATCGAGGATAATGGGAACCCTGTGGGGACCCGAATTAAGACACCCATCCCCAGCAGCCTACGCCAAAGGGAAGGTGAATATTCCAAGGTGCTGGCCATTGCTCAGACCTTTGTGTGA
- the MRPL14 gene encoding 39S ribosomal protein L14, mitochondrial isoform X2, with translation MPFCAGLWGPFTHASRTLSQRSFSTTGSLSAIQKMTRVRVVDNSAVGNTPYHRPPRCIHVYNKNGVGKVGDRILLAIKGQKKKALIVGHRMPGPPMTPRFDSNNVVLIEDNGNPVGTRIKTPIPSSLRQREGEYSKVLAIAQTFV, from the exons ATGCCtttctgtgctgggctctggggccccTTCACCCATGCAAGCAGAACACTCAGCCAGCGTAGTTTCAG caCCACTGGGAGCCTCAGTGCAATTCAGAAGATGACGCGGGTCCGTGTGGTGGACAACAGTGCCGTGGGGAATACACCATACCATCGCCCTCCTCGTTGCATCCATGTCTATAACAAGAATGGGGTGGGCAAGGTGGGCGACCGAATACTACTAGCCATCaagggacagaagaaaaaggCCCTCATTGTGGGGCATCGCATGCCCGGTCCCCCGATGACCCCTAGGTTTGACTCCAACAATGTGGTCCTCATCGAGGATAATGGGAACCCTGTGGGGACCCGAATTAAGACACCCATCCCCAGCAGCCTACGCCAAAGGGAAGGTGAATATTCCAAGGTGCTGGCCATTGCTCAGACCTTTGTGTGA
- the TMEM63B gene encoding CSC1-like protein 2 isoform X1, translating to MLPFLLATLGTTALNNSNPKDYCYSARIRSTVLQGLPFGGVPTVLALDFMCFLALLFLFSILRKVAWDYGRLALVTDADRRRRRQERERVEQEYVASAMHGDSHDRYERLTSVSSSVDFDQRDNGFCSWLTAIFRIKDDEIRDKCGGDAVHYLSFQRHIIGLLVVVGVLSVGIVLPVNFSGDLLENNAYSFGRTTIANLKSGNNLLWLHTSFAFLYLLLTVYSMRRHTSKMRYKEDDLVKRTLFINGISKYAESEKIKKHFEEAYPNCTVLEARPCYNVARLMFLDAERKKAERGKLYFTNLQSKENVPTMINPKPCGHLCCCVVRGCEQVEAIEYYTKLEQKLKEDYKREKEKVNEKPLGMAFVTFHNETITAIILKDFNVCKCQGCTCRGEPRASSCSESLHISNWTVSYAPDPQNIYWEHLSIRGFIWWLRCLVINVVLFILLFFLTTPAIIITTMDKFNVTKPVEYLNNPIITQFFPTLLLWCFSALLPTIVYYSAFFEAHWTRSGENRTTMHKCYTFLIFMVLLLPSLGLSSLDLFFRWLFDKKFLAEAAIRFECVFLPDNGAFFVNYVIASAFIGNAMDLLRIPGLLMYMIRLCLARSAAERRNVKRHQAYEFQFGAAYAWMMCVFTVVMTYSITCPIIVPFGLMYMLLKHLVDRYNLYYAYLPAKLDKKIHSGAVNQVVAAPILCLFWLLFFSTMRTGFLAPTSMFTFVVLVITIVICLCHVCFGHFKYLSAHNYKIEHTETDAVDPRSNGRPPTAAAVPKSAKYIAQVLQDSEVDGDGDGGPGSSGDEPPLSSSQDEELLMPPDGLTDTDFQSYEDSLIENEIHQ from the exons ATGCTGCCCTTCCTTCTGGCCACTCTGGGCACCACGGCCCTCAACAACAGCAACCCCAAGGACTACTGCTACAGTGCCCGAATCCGCAGCACCGTCCTGCAGGGCCTGCCCTTTGGGGGTGTCCCCACAGTGCTGGCTCTTGACTTCATGTGCTTCCTT GCACTGCTGTTCTTGTTCTCCATCCTCCGGAAGGTGGCTTGGGACTATGGGCGGCTGGCCTTGGTGACAGATGCAGACAG GCGTCGGCGGCGGCAGGAGAGGGAGCGAGTGGAACAGGAATA TGTGGCCTCAGCTATGCACGGGGACAGTCATGACCGGTATGAGCGTCTCACGTCTGTCTCCAGCTCCGTCGACTTTGACCAAAGGGACAAT GGTTTCTGTTCCTGGCTGACAGCCATCTTCAGGATAAA GGATGATGAGATCCGGGACAAATGTGGGGGCGATGCCGTGCACTACCTGTCCTTCCAGCGGCACATCATCGGGCTGCTGGTCGTCGTGGGTGTCCTCTCTGTGGGCATCGTGCTGCCTGTCAACTTCTCAGGGGACCTGCTGG AGAACAATGCCTACAGCTTTGGGAGAACCACCATTGCCAACCTGAAATCAGG GAACAACCTGCTATGGCTACACACCTCCTTCGCCTTCCTGTACCTGCTGCTCACCGTCTACAGCATGCGGAGACACACCTCCAAGATGCGCTACAAGGAGGACGACCTG GTGAAGCGGACTCTTTTCATCAACGGAATCTCCAAATATGCAGAGTCAGAAAAGATCAAGAAGCATTTTGA GGAGGCCTATCCCAACTGCACGGTTCTTGAAGCTCGCCCATGTTACAACGTGGCTCGTCTTATGTTCCTCGATGCCGAGAG GAAGAAGGCCGAGCGGGGGAAACTCTACTTCACAAACCTCCAGAGCAAGGAGAATGTCCCCACCATGATCAACCCCAAACCCTGCGGCCATCTCTGCTGCTGCGTGGTACGAGGCTGTGAGCAG GTGGAGGCCATTGAGTACTACACGAAGCTGGAGCAGAAGCTGAAGGAGGATTACaagcgggagaaggagaaggtgaACGAGAAGCCTCTTGGCATGGCCTTCGTCACCTTCCACAATGAGACCATCACCGCCAT catcctCAAGGACTTCAACGTGTGTAAGTGCCAGGGCTGCACCTGCCGTGGGGAGCCGCGGGCCTCGTCCTGCAGTGAGTCCCTGCACATCTCCAACTGGACTGTGTCCTACGCCCCTGACCCCCAGAACATCTACTG GGAGCACCTCTCCATCCGAGGCTTCATCTGGTGGCTGCGCTGCCTGGTCATCAATGTCGTCCTCttcatcctcctcttcttcctcacgACCCCTGCCATCATCATTACCACGATGGACAAGTTCAATGTCACCAAGCCTGTGgagtacctcaat AACCCCATCATCACTCAGTTCTTCCCCACCCTGCTGCTGTGGTGCTTCTCGGCCCTGCTCCCCACCATCGTTTACTACTCGGCCTTCTTCGAAGCTCACTGGACACG ctctgggGAGAACAGGACCACCATGCACAAGTGCTACACCTTTCTCATCTTCATGGTGCTGCTCCTGCCCTCGCTGGGACTGAGCAG CCTGGACCTCTTCTTCCGCTGGCTCTTTGACAAGAAATTCTTGGCTGAGGCAGCTATTCGGTTTGA GTGCGTGTTCCTGCCCGACAACGGCGCTTTCTTCGTGAACTACGTCATTGCCTCCGCCTTTATCGGCAACGCCATGGACCTGCTGCGCATCCCAGGCCTGCTCATGTACATGATCCGGCTCTGCCTGGCGCGCTCTGCTGCGGAGAGGCGCAACGTGAAGCGG CATCAGGCCTACGAGTTCCAGTTTGGCGCAGCCTACGCCTGGATGATGTGCGTCTTCACGGTGGTCATGACCTACAGTATCACCTGCCCCATCATCGTGCCCTTCG GGCTCATGTACATGCTGCTGAAACACCTGGTAGACAGGTACAATCTCTACTACGCCTACCTGCCGGCCAAGCTGGACAAGAAGATCCACTCAGGGGCTGTGAACCAGGTGGTGGCCGCACCCATCCTCTGCCTCTTCTGGCTGCTCTTCTTCTCCACCATGCGCACCG GGTTCCTAGCCCCCACGTCCATGTTCACATTCGTGGTCCTGGTCATCACCATCGTCATCTGTCTCTGCCACGTCTGCTTCGGACACTTCAAATACCTCAGTGCCCACAACTACAAG ATTGAGCACACGGAGACAGATGCTGTGGACCCCAGAAGCAATGGACGGCCCCCCACTGCTGCTGCTGTCCCCAAATCTGCG AAATACATCGCTCAGGTGCTGCAGGACTCGGAGGTGGacggggatggggatgggggtccTGGGAGCTCAGGGGATGAGCCCCCGTTGTCCTCATCCCAAGATGAGGAGCTGCTGATGCCGCCTGATGGCCTCACGGACACAGACTTCCAGTCTTATGAGGACAGCCTCATAGAGAATGAGATTCACCAgtaa
- the TMEM63B gene encoding CSC1-like protein 2 isoform X2, translating to MLPFLLATLGTTALNNSNPKDYCYSARIRSTVLQGLPFGGVPTVLALDFMCFLALLFLFSILRKVAWDYGRLALVTDADSVASAMHGDSHDRYERLTSVSSSVDFDQRDNGFCSWLTAIFRIKDDEIRDKCGGDAVHYLSFQRHIIGLLVVVGVLSVGIVLPVNFSGDLLENNAYSFGRTTIANLKSGNNLLWLHTSFAFLYLLLTVYSMRRHTSKMRYKEDDLVKRTLFINGISKYAESEKIKKHFEEAYPNCTVLEARPCYNVARLMFLDAERKKAERGKLYFTNLQSKENVPTMINPKPCGHLCCCVVRGCEQVEAIEYYTKLEQKLKEDYKREKEKVNEKPLGMAFVTFHNETITAIILKDFNVCKCQGCTCRGEPRASSCSESLHISNWTVSYAPDPQNIYWEHLSIRGFIWWLRCLVINVVLFILLFFLTTPAIIITTMDKFNVTKPVEYLNNPIITQFFPTLLLWCFSALLPTIVYYSAFFEAHWTRSGENRTTMHKCYTFLIFMVLLLPSLGLSSLDLFFRWLFDKKFLAEAAIRFECVFLPDNGAFFVNYVIASAFIGNAMDLLRIPGLLMYMIRLCLARSAAERRNVKRHQAYEFQFGAAYAWMMCVFTVVMTYSITCPIIVPFGLMYMLLKHLVDRYNLYYAYLPAKLDKKIHSGAVNQVVAAPILCLFWLLFFSTMRTGFLAPTSMFTFVVLVITIVICLCHVCFGHFKYLSAHNYKIEHTETDAVDPRSNGRPPTAAAVPKSAKYIAQVLQDSEVDGDGDGGPGSSGDEPPLSSSQDEELLMPPDGLTDTDFQSYEDSLIENEIHQ from the exons ATGCTGCCCTTCCTTCTGGCCACTCTGGGCACCACGGCCCTCAACAACAGCAACCCCAAGGACTACTGCTACAGTGCCCGAATCCGCAGCACCGTCCTGCAGGGCCTGCCCTTTGGGGGTGTCCCCACAGTGCTGGCTCTTGACTTCATGTGCTTCCTT GCACTGCTGTTCTTGTTCTCCATCCTCCGGAAGGTGGCTTGGGACTATGGGCGGCTGGCCTTGGTGACAGATGCAGACAG TGTGGCCTCAGCTATGCACGGGGACAGTCATGACCGGTATGAGCGTCTCACGTCTGTCTCCAGCTCCGTCGACTTTGACCAAAGGGACAAT GGTTTCTGTTCCTGGCTGACAGCCATCTTCAGGATAAA GGATGATGAGATCCGGGACAAATGTGGGGGCGATGCCGTGCACTACCTGTCCTTCCAGCGGCACATCATCGGGCTGCTGGTCGTCGTGGGTGTCCTCTCTGTGGGCATCGTGCTGCCTGTCAACTTCTCAGGGGACCTGCTGG AGAACAATGCCTACAGCTTTGGGAGAACCACCATTGCCAACCTGAAATCAGG GAACAACCTGCTATGGCTACACACCTCCTTCGCCTTCCTGTACCTGCTGCTCACCGTCTACAGCATGCGGAGACACACCTCCAAGATGCGCTACAAGGAGGACGACCTG GTGAAGCGGACTCTTTTCATCAACGGAATCTCCAAATATGCAGAGTCAGAAAAGATCAAGAAGCATTTTGA GGAGGCCTATCCCAACTGCACGGTTCTTGAAGCTCGCCCATGTTACAACGTGGCTCGTCTTATGTTCCTCGATGCCGAGAG GAAGAAGGCCGAGCGGGGGAAACTCTACTTCACAAACCTCCAGAGCAAGGAGAATGTCCCCACCATGATCAACCCCAAACCCTGCGGCCATCTCTGCTGCTGCGTGGTACGAGGCTGTGAGCAG GTGGAGGCCATTGAGTACTACACGAAGCTGGAGCAGAAGCTGAAGGAGGATTACaagcgggagaaggagaaggtgaACGAGAAGCCTCTTGGCATGGCCTTCGTCACCTTCCACAATGAGACCATCACCGCCAT catcctCAAGGACTTCAACGTGTGTAAGTGCCAGGGCTGCACCTGCCGTGGGGAGCCGCGGGCCTCGTCCTGCAGTGAGTCCCTGCACATCTCCAACTGGACTGTGTCCTACGCCCCTGACCCCCAGAACATCTACTG GGAGCACCTCTCCATCCGAGGCTTCATCTGGTGGCTGCGCTGCCTGGTCATCAATGTCGTCCTCttcatcctcctcttcttcctcacgACCCCTGCCATCATCATTACCACGATGGACAAGTTCAATGTCACCAAGCCTGTGgagtacctcaat AACCCCATCATCACTCAGTTCTTCCCCACCCTGCTGCTGTGGTGCTTCTCGGCCCTGCTCCCCACCATCGTTTACTACTCGGCCTTCTTCGAAGCTCACTGGACACG ctctgggGAGAACAGGACCACCATGCACAAGTGCTACACCTTTCTCATCTTCATGGTGCTGCTCCTGCCCTCGCTGGGACTGAGCAG CCTGGACCTCTTCTTCCGCTGGCTCTTTGACAAGAAATTCTTGGCTGAGGCAGCTATTCGGTTTGA GTGCGTGTTCCTGCCCGACAACGGCGCTTTCTTCGTGAACTACGTCATTGCCTCCGCCTTTATCGGCAACGCCATGGACCTGCTGCGCATCCCAGGCCTGCTCATGTACATGATCCGGCTCTGCCTGGCGCGCTCTGCTGCGGAGAGGCGCAACGTGAAGCGG CATCAGGCCTACGAGTTCCAGTTTGGCGCAGCCTACGCCTGGATGATGTGCGTCTTCACGGTGGTCATGACCTACAGTATCACCTGCCCCATCATCGTGCCCTTCG GGCTCATGTACATGCTGCTGAAACACCTGGTAGACAGGTACAATCTCTACTACGCCTACCTGCCGGCCAAGCTGGACAAGAAGATCCACTCAGGGGCTGTGAACCAGGTGGTGGCCGCACCCATCCTCTGCCTCTTCTGGCTGCTCTTCTTCTCCACCATGCGCACCG GGTTCCTAGCCCCCACGTCCATGTTCACATTCGTGGTCCTGGTCATCACCATCGTCATCTGTCTCTGCCACGTCTGCTTCGGACACTTCAAATACCTCAGTGCCCACAACTACAAG ATTGAGCACACGGAGACAGATGCTGTGGACCCCAGAAGCAATGGACGGCCCCCCACTGCTGCTGCTGTCCCCAAATCTGCG AAATACATCGCTCAGGTGCTGCAGGACTCGGAGGTGGacggggatggggatgggggtccTGGGAGCTCAGGGGATGAGCCCCCGTTGTCCTCATCCCAAGATGAGGAGCTGCTGATGCCGCCTGATGGCCTCACGGACACAGACTTCCAGTCTTATGAGGACAGCCTCATAGAGAATGAGATTCACCAgtaa